In the genome of Listeria cossartiae subsp. cossartiae, one region contains:
- a CDS encoding sugar phosphate isomerase/epimerase family protein, producing MTNANGNLKKCPITISSYTLGTEVSFPKRVKVAAENGFDGIGLRAENYVDALAAGLTDEDMLRILDEHNMKVTEVEYITQWGTAQDRTVEQQKKEQTTFHMARLFGVKHINCGLLEKLPEEQIIVALGELCDRAEELIIGLEFMPYSGVPDLQTAWRVAEACGRDNAQLICDTWHWARANQTAESIKNVPADRIVSIQLCDVHETPYKELREESLHDRLAPGEGYGDTVGFAKILKEHGVNPRVMGVEVISDSMVATGLEYAAIKVYNATKKVLDEAWPEIAPK from the coding sequence ATGACAAATGCAAATGGCAACTTAAAAAAATGCCCCATCACGATTAGCTCTTACACACTTGGAACGGAGGTATCGTTTCCTAAACGTGTCAAAGTCGCTGCTGAGAATGGTTTTGACGGAATTGGCTTGCGCGCGGAAAACTATGTTGACGCACTAGCTGCCGGATTAACCGACGAAGATATGTTGCGAATTTTAGACGAGCACAACATGAAAGTAACCGAAGTCGAGTACATAACACAGTGGGGCACTGCCCAAGATCGTACGGTGGAACAACAAAAGAAAGAGCAAACCACTTTTCATATGGCGCGATTATTCGGCGTCAAACATATTAACTGCGGCTTGCTTGAAAAACTCCCTGAAGAACAAATCATTGTCGCGCTTGGTGAACTATGTGACCGGGCCGAAGAATTAATTATCGGTTTAGAATTCATGCCCTATAGTGGTGTTCCGGACTTACAAACAGCTTGGCGGGTTGCAGAAGCGTGTGGCCGTGATAACGCACAACTAATTTGCGATACGTGGCACTGGGCTCGAGCAAACCAAACAGCCGAATCTATCAAAAATGTTCCCGCTGATCGGATTGTATCCATTCAATTATGTGATGTCCACGAAACACCTTACAAAGAACTGCGCGAAGAGTCACTTCATGATCGTTTAGCTCCTGGAGAAGGATACGGAGATACGGTCGGTTTTGCAAAAATTTTAAAAGAACATGGTGTTAATCCGCGTGTTATGGGAGTTGAAGTTATCTCAGACTCCATGGTCGCAACTGGTTTAGAATATGCGGCAATCAAAGTATATAATGCCACAAAAAAAGTATTAGACGAAGCATGGCCAGAGATTGCTCCAAAGTAA